One genomic region from Candidatus Hydrogenedentota bacterium encodes:
- a CDS encoding aldolase catalytic domain-containing protein: MGVFRMYRPEIKILDCTIRDGGLMNNWEFDKSMVKDVFQGLVEAGVDYVELGYRADKKEFSPKDHGPWRFCDEEDLRDVAYECDTKISVMVDVGRTDYNSILPKDQSIVSMFRVATYAKEVDKAIHLGKFIKDQGYEVCINIMAASHILEPDLDEALAELAKTDFEAVYLVDSFGYFYSEQIHYLADKYISGLNGKTVGIHCHNNQQLAFANTIEGIIKGINMVDGSIYGMGRAAGNCTTELLLGFLKNPKYDVRPVLVLIEKYFEKLMKELKWGYEMPYMISGILNKHPKASLAYMQEGSPMREKGIVAYYNDQVGVEDID, encoded by the coding sequence ATGGGAGTCTTCCGCATGTACCGTCCTGAAATCAAGATACTCGATTGCACCATCCGCGATGGCGGATTGATGAATAACTGGGAATTCGACAAGTCCATGGTGAAGGATGTCTTCCAGGGGCTGGTGGAAGCCGGCGTGGATTATGTCGAACTCGGCTACCGCGCCGACAAGAAAGAGTTCTCACCGAAAGATCACGGGCCCTGGCGCTTCTGTGACGAGGAAGATCTCCGCGACGTGGCGTATGAGTGCGACACCAAGATATCGGTCATGGTGGACGTGGGCCGCACGGACTACAACTCCATCCTGCCCAAGGATCAGTCCATCGTTTCCATGTTTCGCGTGGCGACCTACGCGAAGGAAGTGGACAAGGCGATCCACCTCGGCAAGTTCATCAAGGATCAGGGCTACGAGGTCTGCATCAATATCATGGCGGCCAGCCACATCCTCGAACCGGATCTGGATGAAGCGCTGGCCGAACTGGCGAAGACGGACTTTGAGGCGGTCTACCTGGTGGACAGCTTCGGCTATTTCTACTCCGAGCAGATTCATTATCTGGCCGACAAGTACATCAGCGGGCTGAACGGCAAGACCGTGGGCATTCATTGTCACAACAATCAGCAGTTGGCCTTTGCGAACACGATCGAGGGCATCATCAAAGGCATCAACATGGTCGATGGCAGCATCTACGGCATGGGACGCGCCGCCGGCAATTGCACCACCGAACTTCTACTCGGTTTTCTGAAGAATCCGAAGTACGACGTGCGCCCGGTGCTCGTGTTGATCGAGAAGTACTTCGAAAAGCTGATGAAGGAACTTAAATGGGGCTACGAGATGCCCTATATGATCAGCGGTATCCTGAACAAGCACCCGAAGGCCTCCCTGGCCTATATGCAGGAAGGCAGCCCGATGCGCGAAAAGGGTATCGTCGCCTACTACAACGATCAGGTTGGCGTGGAAGATATTGACTGA